Within Engraulis encrasicolus isolate BLACKSEA-1 chromosome 8, IST_EnEncr_1.0, whole genome shotgun sequence, the genomic segment AGTTTGATATTTATTATTTGGGTTTCATTTTTCcttttaaaattacaacaatatTTGTTCTTATATCTTTCGTACTGATGCCATATACAAGTGGATTCAATATAGGAGGAAATacgaacacagacacaaataatGCTCTGCGCACATCGAGGGGTGTAGTGCGAATACGATGTGCCATGAAACTAGCAAAAGAATTTAACTGAAAGAATAAAAAAACGACTAAATGAGATCCACACGTCTGAAGTGCTTTACGTTTAGCTTCTGACTCTTTCTTGACTAAACATGTGAAGAGGATTTGTACATATGTGAACAAAATGACACATAACGATATTCCCTGAaagaaaacaataacaaacaaaccaAAGGCATTATTCACACCTGTGTCACTGCAAGACAGCTTCATTAGTGAAAGATTAGAACAAAACATGTCGTTGATTTCATTGTTGCAATGCGCAAGGCGGAGTGTCAGCAAAATTAAGGTAGACAACAGAGCAAAGTCAGAAATCCAAACAAAACAGATCAGTTTGACAACATTACTATTGGTCATTATGGCATGGTAAGACAGTGGTTTGCAGATAGCTACATAGCGATCCAAGGCCATGACAGTCAATATTAAGGAATTTGCACCACCGTACATGTGCATAAACATGGCCTGAAGGACGCATTCCCAATGTGAGATCACTCTGGGATCAGACAACATGGTGGAAATCATTTTGGGGAAAAAGGCAGTTGCACCCATCATATCACAAACAGGTAAATTAATGAGAAGCAAATACATTGGCTTGTGCAGGTTAGGGTTCATAACAATAGAGGCAAAAACCATTGCATTGCATAATATTGTTATCAGATATGCCAGGGTTGAAAAAACAAGAACTGGAAGTCTGGCTGAAGGAGGTATGGGCAAGGGAGGCAAAATTAGCACAGTCATTGGACCTGATGTATTGAGAGTCATGGCTGCTCTATGGTATGCATCAAAACATGATTTTAGTCCTTGTTCTGTATTAAAtccttgttgatgtttttttttttaccttattgAGGACAACCCTTATCCTTACTGTATCAGTAGGCTATAGGATAGAAGTAGCAGTGTTTCGCTTCAGGCAAGAAAGAGCAATGGTAGGTTCAACCCTCTTACAACCCTCTATGACTAAACTAAGCTTTGTTGGTCATTGTGAGCTTAATATATACTACAGCAACACCACCCAATATTACGTATTAGATTGcactcaaaaaaagaaagaaaaaaagattgacATGCCGCACACGATCACATCCCTGTTGTAGGTAGATGACAGAAGGCCACACCAAATGTGTTAATTCACTCAGTCCATTTATTGCTACTGTAAGTAAGCCTTTGTCAAATGGGTAATATTATTAACAATGTAATTATGTACCTTAATGTGAATTGCATAAACCGGATCTCCCCCTCTCAGGTTCCTGCAATTTCCCTGgcctaaaaataaaataaaaaacagattgacacaccacacacaaccacgccCCTGTTGTAGTTACACGACAGAAGGTCAAAccaattttttttaattcatccagtccatttatttatttgaatttacattaatcaatacatcagtaaaaaaaacatcaatatgaaTATACTGGAGTCAGCATTGTTGCTGAATGTCATTGTCCTACAAAGGATGTTTGTTGGTACTGTAAGTACACCTTTGTCAAATGAGTGATATTATTAACATTGTAATTATGATTCACAATGTATGAACTGCATTAACCGGATCTCCCTCTCTCAGGTTCCTGCAATTTCCCAGGTCTATGAAAAAGCTGAGAGCGACATCAGACAGCCCAGAAACCCCAAAACAGGGTTGCATTTCTCcaaagttagcaacttgggtagttgtcaatggcaaattgcattgcaaacatcaaagtagctaacatagttagcgactatggttttgagaaacgcaccccaggcaagctagagcagggatgtcaaactcaggtccaggggccaaatttggcccacggagccattttatttggccagcgagatcatttcaaatgtgcattacagttggcccacatacaccattaatgtacagcaTAAAacaacttgaacatgacatttgctgtatcacaggatgtgcagacacatttgaacagacaaatatgatgggaaagagtgtatgtgaaatttaactatgattatgaagtgcatgcatgcacaatttcagtccatttaaaaaaaataattgttgagttcggcccacgattttgattttggccctcagtcaatttgagtttgacacaccTGAGCTAGAGAGTGAAA encodes:
- the LOC134454786 gene encoding olfactory receptor 4L1-like, translated to MTLNTSGPMTVLILPPLPIPPSARLPVLVFSTLAYLITILCNAMVFASIVMNPNLHKPMYLLLINLPVCDMMGATAFFPKMISTMLSDPRVISHWECVLQAMFMHMYGGANSLILTVMALDRYVAICKPLSYHAIMTNSNVVKLIFKKESEAKRKALQTCGSHLVVFLFFQLNSFASFMAHRIRTTPLDVLYKKLSKL